Proteins encoded together in one Polaribacter reichenbachii window:
- a CDS encoding TonB-dependent receptor produces the protein MNKYILSAMLTIIICFSVKAQTSDILIKVLSESENEPLLGATVYFEELEKGAVTDFDGIATFTEIPNGELILIISYLGFETLKTTILIPNGSNLIFKLKSGGNELDEVVLQSSRSTRTVRKIPTRIEYIGAEELGEKAIMNPTNISMVLRESTGIQMQQTSLSSGSTNIRIQGLDGRYTQLLRDGFPLYGGFSSGLSILQIPPLDLQQFEIIKGSSSTLYGGGAIAGLINMVSKTPDEEPALDIMLTQTQALGSTANVFYSKRNEKFGVSLYGSGHYQKVYDPENDGFSNLPKTTSISFNPKFFYYPSEKTTFWIGLNGTYDDRIGGDVTKIESGENGIHQYTEENISKRLSSQAVYKTQIDSISSLNIKNSISFFDRNLTIPDFNFDGKQINTFTEITYQKASSKADWIFGANLYTSNFDENDNATLQRDQTDITYGMFANNIYDLSDNWILETGLRADYNTDFGFFPLPRISLLYKNDNGFSSRIGGGLGYKIPDIFTEEAEFINFENVLGIDKSNLKAERSYGLNLDFNYKTRLFESIGFSINQLFYVSAINNGLLLNSTDNGLFAFENATDEILSKGAETNIKFTYKDFRWFLNYALIDTKLNYLAGNPQKPLTAKHNAGSVLMYESEKWRIGYETFYTGKQFLSNGTETTDFVTMGLLLMRNFKFGSAFVNFENFTDRRQSRFSPLVLPPHENPIFPEIYAPTDGFIFSVGIIIKPFGNEDHD, from the coding sequence ATGAATAAATACATATTGAGCGCAATGCTCACAATTATAATATGCTTTTCAGTAAAAGCACAAACCTCTGATATCTTAATAAAAGTCCTTTCAGAATCCGAAAACGAACCGTTATTAGGAGCAACAGTATATTTTGAGGAATTAGAAAAAGGAGCAGTAACCGATTTTGACGGAATTGCAACTTTTACAGAAATTCCAAACGGAGAACTTATTCTAATAATTTCATATTTAGGTTTTGAAACCTTAAAAACTACTATTCTAATCCCTAATGGTTCAAACTTAATTTTCAAGTTAAAAAGTGGAGGAAATGAATTGGATGAAGTTGTGTTACAATCTTCAAGAAGTACAAGAACGGTAAGAAAAATTCCAACAAGAATAGAATATATTGGTGCAGAAGAATTAGGAGAAAAAGCCATAATGAATCCCACCAATATCTCAATGGTACTTCGTGAAAGCACAGGAATTCAAATGCAACAAACTTCTTTAAGTAGCGGAAGTACAAATATTAGAATACAAGGACTTGATGGACGCTACACGCAACTTTTAAGAGATGGATTTCCTCTTTATGGAGGTTTTTCAAGTGGTTTGAGCATATTGCAAATTCCACCATTAGACTTACAACAGTTTGAAATTATTAAAGGAAGTTCTTCAACACTATATGGTGGTGGAGCAATTGCAGGTTTAATAAATATGGTTTCAAAAACACCTGACGAAGAACCAGCTTTAGATATTATGTTGACGCAAACCCAAGCATTAGGAAGTACAGCAAATGTATTTTACAGCAAGCGAAATGAGAAATTTGGTGTTTCACTTTACGGTTCTGGTCATTACCAAAAAGTTTATGACCCAGAAAATGATGGATTTAGTAATTTACCAAAAACAACATCAATTTCATTCAACCCAAAATTCTTTTATTATCCATCAGAAAAAACAACGTTTTGGATTGGTTTAAATGGTACTTACGATGACAGAATTGGTGGAGATGTAACAAAAATTGAAAGTGGAGAAAACGGAATTCATCAATATACAGAAGAAAATATCTCAAAGAGGTTGAGCAGTCAAGCAGTTTATAAAACGCAAATAGATTCAATAAGTTCTTTGAACATAAAAAATAGTATTTCCTTTTTCGATAGAAACCTTACTATTCCAGATTTTAATTTTGACGGTAAACAAATCAACACGTTTACAGAAATCACTTATCAAAAAGCATCTTCAAAAGCTGATTGGATTTTTGGAGCAAACTTATACACTTCAAATTTTGATGAAAATGATAATGCAACTTTACAACGTGACCAAACAGATATAACGTATGGAATGTTCGCAAACAACATTTATGACCTTTCAGATAATTGGATTTTAGAAACTGGATTGAGAGCTGATTACAACACAGACTTTGGATTTTTTCCACTTCCAAGAATTTCATTATTGTATAAAAATGACAATGGATTTTCAAGCAGAATTGGTGGTGGTTTAGGCTACAAAATACCAGATATTTTTACAGAAGAAGCAGAATTTATAAATTTTGAAAATGTACTTGGTATAGATAAATCAAACTTAAAAGCAGAACGTTCTTACGGTTTAAATCTTGACTTTAATTATAAAACTCGTCTATTTGAGAGTATAGGTTTTTCTATTAATCAGCTTTTTTACGTTTCTGCAATAAACAACGGTTTATTATTAAATAGTACAGATAATGGATTGTTTGCATTTGAAAATGCAACCGACGAAATTTTAAGTAAAGGAGCAGAAACAAACATAAAGTTTACCTACAAAGACTTTCGATGGTTTTTAAATTATGCGCTAATAGATACAAAATTGAACTATTTGGCAGGAAATCCGCAAAAGCCATTAACAGCAAAACATAATGCAGGAAGCGTACTGATGTACGAATCTGAAAAATGGCGAATCGGTTATGAAACATTTTATACAGGAAAGCAATTTTTGTCAAACGGAACTGAAACAACAGACTTTGTAACTATGGGTTTACTTTTAATGAGGAATTTTAAGTTTGGTAGTGCTTTCGTAAATTTTGAAAATTTCACAGATAGAAGGCAAAGTAGGTTTTCACCTTTGGTTTTGCCACCTCACGAAAATCCTATATTTCCAGAAATATATGCACCAACAGATGGATTTATATTTAGCGTAGGAATAATAATTAAACCATTTGGAAACGAAGACCACGATTAA
- a CDS encoding Fur family transcriptional regulator, producing the protein MQTIEKLLESKDIRVTAMRLLIYKFLAEKEVAVTLSDIESAFDKADRTTLYRTVKTFEEKAIVHQIDDGTGITKYALCEKGCNCEIETDLHLHFHCNNCNETVCLTEHKIPQIKVPDGFVSENVNLVVKGICDKCSGQ; encoded by the coding sequence ATGCAAACAATAGAAAAATTATTAGAGTCAAAAGATATACGAGTTACGGCAATGCGTTTACTTATTTATAAGTTTCTTGCAGAAAAAGAAGTCGCTGTTACATTGAGTGATATCGAAAGTGCTTTTGATAAAGCAGATAGAACGACATTGTATAGAACAGTAAAAACATTTGAGGAAAAAGCGATAGTGCATCAAATAGACGATGGTACAGGAATTACAAAATATGCTTTGTGTGAAAAAGGTTGTAATTGCGAAATTGAAACCGATTTGCATTTGCATTTTCATTGCAACAACTGTAACGAAACTGTTTGTTTAACAGAGCATAAAATCCCTCAAATTAAAGTGCCTGATGGTTTTGTTTCAGAAAATGTAAACTTGGTTGTAAAAGGAATTTGTGATAAATGTAGTGGTCAATAA
- a CDS encoding methyltransferase family protein gives MLLFAYLILYFLLVFVLRSLLLWKKTGINPLTFNKTDDAHGFNGKVFTFISFLELIVVGIYAFKSEWYEYLLPFWYIENSTLHKIGWALLFLSLIVVWISQSQMANSWRIGIDENNKTKLVTNGMFSISRNPIFLGIMIANIGLFLAIPNAFTLLIISLSTISINTQIRLEEEFLKREFENDYLEYAKKVRRWI, from the coding sequence ATGTTATTATTTGCTTATCTGATATTATATTTTTTATTGGTCTTTGTATTAAGGTCTTTATTACTATGGAAAAAAACAGGTATAAACCCATTAACGTTTAATAAAACTGATGATGCTCACGGTTTTAATGGCAAGGTATTTACATTTATCTCGTTTTTGGAATTAATAGTTGTTGGAATCTATGCTTTTAAAAGTGAATGGTATGAATACTTGCTTCCATTTTGGTATATAGAAAACTCTACTTTACACAAGATTGGTTGGGCACTTTTGTTTCTATCGTTAATTGTAGTATGGATTTCTCAAAGTCAAATGGCGAATTCTTGGAGAATTGGGATTGATGAAAATAACAAAACTAAATTAGTTACAAATGGAATGTTTTCAATTTCAAGAAACCCAATTTTTCTTGGTATTATGATAGCAAATATCGGATTGTTTTTAGCGATACCAAACGCTTTTACATTATTAATAATTTCGTTATCAACAATAAGTATAAACACACAAATTAGATTAGAAGAAGAGTTTTTAAAAAGAGAATTCGAAAATGATTATTTAGAGTATGCAAAAAAAGTAAGACGTTGGATATAA